A genomic region of Roseateles amylovorans contains the following coding sequences:
- a CDS encoding SRPBCC family protein yields MGIKAPPDKVFAALGTLEGLAGWWTRDTTGHAQPLGRIRFRFCNAAGTELGAFDMEVLTQDPDQAVRWRVKEGPAEWVGTDIEFLLAQQDEFTIVNFAHRHWREEAAFMAHCSMKWATFLLSLREWVETGRGRPSPDDLKIDNWN; encoded by the coding sequence ATGGGCATCAAGGCGCCGCCCGACAAGGTCTTTGCCGCGCTCGGCACCCTTGAGGGTCTCGCCGGCTGGTGGACCCGGGACACCACCGGCCACGCGCAGCCCCTGGGCCGGATCAGGTTCCGGTTCTGCAATGCCGCCGGCACCGAGTTGGGCGCGTTCGACATGGAGGTGCTGACCCAGGACCCCGACCAGGCGGTGCGTTGGCGCGTCAAGGAGGGGCCGGCCGAATGGGTCGGCACTGACATCGAGTTCCTGCTTGCGCAGCAGGATGAGTTCACCATCGTGAATTTCGCCCATCGTCATTGGCGCGAGGAGGCGGCGTTCATGGCCCACTGCAGCATGAAGTGGGCGACCTTCCTGCTCAGCCTGCGCGAGTGGGTGGAGACGGGGCGCGGCCGGCCGTCGCCGGATGACCTGAAGATCGACAACTGGAACTAG
- a CDS encoding AraC family transcriptional regulator: MLDVSVPPPQTVSSGPFAGHTALSLRERLYAPLKILTLVQALDEFGVCSERALAGTGLSSAQIDDPATRTSVQQLLTVGRNAVRLCPAPELGLRVGQRLHISCYGLYGYAMLCTATMREGFEMSMRYHALGTPVMPVRRSEDGGTAVWHLPTHDELALLALTPEQYRFFLDVQFAGHVTLITDVMGPWCRPVEALYAMPAPAHADDVARTLGCPVTFGHTRNELHYPREWLDRAPQMANPITAAQMSETCERLLSQIAWQAGLTRRVYEELTRIPGRFPGIEDVASSLCMTSRTLRRRLSDEGTSFSELLSSVRHALALDYLGSTSLSLEDIAAALDFSDANSFRHAFKRWTGKSPLEVRR; encoded by the coding sequence ATGCTTGACGTCTCTGTACCGCCCCCCCAAACCGTGTCCTCCGGCCCCTTCGCCGGCCACACGGCACTCAGCCTGCGAGAACGTCTTTATGCCCCGCTGAAGATCCTCACCCTGGTTCAGGCCCTGGACGAATTCGGTGTGTGCAGTGAGCGTGCGCTGGCCGGCACCGGGCTGAGCTCGGCGCAGATCGACGACCCTGCCACGCGCACCTCGGTGCAACAGTTGCTGACGGTGGGCCGCAATGCGGTGCGGCTGTGCCCGGCGCCCGAGCTGGGCCTGCGGGTGGGGCAGCGTCTGCACATCAGCTGCTATGGGCTTTACGGCTACGCCATGCTGTGCACGGCGACGATGCGCGAGGGCTTCGAGATGTCGATGCGCTACCACGCGCTCGGGACGCCGGTCATGCCCGTCCGACGCTCGGAGGACGGCGGCACGGCCGTCTGGCACCTGCCCACCCATGACGAGCTCGCCCTGCTGGCACTCACCCCCGAGCAGTACCGCTTCTTCCTGGACGTGCAGTTCGCCGGCCACGTCACCCTGATCACGGACGTGATGGGCCCGTGGTGCCGACCGGTCGAAGCGCTCTACGCCATGCCAGCGCCCGCGCATGCGGACGACGTGGCAAGAACGCTGGGCTGCCCCGTCACCTTCGGCCACACTCGCAATGAGCTGCACTACCCGCGCGAATGGCTGGACCGGGCGCCGCAGATGGCCAATCCGATCACGGCGGCCCAGATGTCCGAGACCTGTGAGCGGCTGCTGTCCCAGATTGCCTGGCAGGCGGGACTGACCCGCCGCGTTTATGAAGAGCTCACCCGCATTCCGGGGCGCTTTCCCGGCATCGAGGACGTGGCCTCGTCGCTGTGCATGACCTCGCGCACGCTCAGGCGGCGCCTGAGCGACGAAGGCACCTCCTTCAGCGAGCTGCTGTCCAGCGTGCGGCACGCGCTGGCGCTGGACTACCTGGGCAGCACCTCGCTGTCACTGGAAGACATCGCCGCGGCCCTGGACTTCAGTGACGCGAACAGCTTCCGGCATGCTTTCAAGCGGTGGACCGGCAAGTCGCCGCTGGAGGTTCGCCGCTAG
- a CDS encoding AraC family transcriptional regulator gives MASHMDIQAHHHDWGQFVFSVRGVVRVNTERATFLLPPSRAVWIPAGVVHAVTAVERCELRTLYLHQPPCGQAVWQANRVLEVSPLLRELVVQLAMDEVQQQDTVSDREVWIARLILDEIRRARSLRLGVDLPTDKRLRRLCEAVLADPQREASLDDWAAQVGASARTVSRLFRQELGSTYAQWRQQALLAEALRLAAHGKPMGLIAAELGYASASAFSAMVTRTVGMPPSRFFEQV, from the coding sequence ATGGCCAGCCACATGGACATCCAGGCCCATCACCACGACTGGGGCCAGTTCGTGTTCTCGGTGCGCGGCGTGGTGCGGGTCAACACCGAGCGCGCCACCTTCTTGCTGCCGCCCTCGCGCGCGGTGTGGATCCCGGCGGGCGTGGTGCATGCGGTGACGGCGGTGGAACGCTGCGAGCTGCGCACCCTCTACCTGCATCAGCCGCCGTGCGGCCAGGCGGTGTGGCAGGCCAACCGGGTGTTGGAGGTCTCGCCCTTGCTGCGCGAACTGGTGGTGCAGTTGGCCATGGACGAGGTCCAGCAGCAGGACACGGTGTCGGACCGCGAGGTCTGGATCGCGCGGCTGATCCTGGACGAGATCCGCCGCGCCCGCAGCCTGCGCCTGGGCGTGGACCTGCCCACCGACAAGCGCCTGCGCCGGCTGTGCGAAGCGGTGCTGGCGGATCCGCAGCGCGAGGCCAGCCTGGACGACTGGGCGGCGCAGGTGGGCGCCAGCGCACGCACCGTGTCGCGGCTGTTCCGCCAGGAGCTGGGCAGCACCTATGCCCAGTGGCGCCAGCAGGCACTGCTGGCGGAGGCCCTTCGGCTGGCCGCGCACGGCAAGCCGATGGGCCTGATCGCGGCAGAACTCGGCTATGCCAGCGCCAGCGCGTTCTCCGCGATGGTGACCCGCACCGTGGGCATGCCGCCGAGCCGGTTCTTCGAGCAGGTCTGA
- a CDS encoding S53 family peptidase produces the protein MRQLAPAKTSHRSALWLCAVSAAALSACGGGQDTSADTAAAASTAASAPLVFKLAQPDATATVEGATVQAQPTFHAAPVILDEPADTDPANPSATALQAPHSQHIPAALAGLSTQRLSLDALLFAQRSRALASGNGQAAPQASGAAVTTYTPAQIRAAYGMPALLGAGATLTAAQAAALGAGQTVYIVNAKHNPNVAAELAAFNAKFGLPTCTTKAIATNTALPLAAASAKTCEFSQVYATPTGTLTATAPGYDSGWATEIALDVQWVHATAPLARLVLIEAVDASLNSLIGAIKLANAMGPGVVSMSFGANEGTYTAAYDSAFTGARMTYLAATGDSGVAVSWPSVSPYVVAVGGTTLSYNGTGARSEVAWSGTGGGVSAYTTKPSYQAANVPGFTGYARRTVADVAFNADSATGQYVAVMTPGSAAVNWMSVGGTSLSTPQWAGLIAIANAQRALSAKLPLGMPHAVLYGQIGAVPGNYASAFADITQGRHGSCSLCVAKTGYDELTGLGTPHVSSLLALLSGSTAPAAAPVAPSVSSATVSGQPGVALKYTVAVTAPNAVTYGLTGAPGGMSISTAGLISWASPVAGRYSVTVKATDTKTGLSGQGVLSVTIAKAGPVITFSPMKGVAAKALTGSFSITDATSTPTSIAITGVPAGMGFSISGLTVTAKWPRPVTGNYTLKVTVNDAAGLSSTVSIPVTITAK, from the coding sequence ATGCGACAGCTCGCCCCCGCGAAGACCTCCCACCGCAGCGCTCTGTGGCTGTGCGCCGTGTCGGCCGCCGCCCTCAGTGCCTGCGGCGGTGGACAAGACACCTCGGCGGACACCGCCGCCGCCGCCAGTACCGCCGCGTCGGCCCCGCTGGTGTTCAAGCTCGCCCAACCGGACGCGACCGCGACCGTCGAAGGCGCCACCGTCCAGGCCCAACCGACCTTCCACGCCGCGCCGGTGATCCTGGACGAGCCCGCCGATACCGATCCGGCGAATCCGTCCGCCACCGCGCTGCAGGCGCCGCATTCACAGCACATCCCGGCGGCCCTGGCGGGCTTGTCCACCCAGCGGCTGAGTCTGGACGCCCTGCTGTTCGCTCAGCGCAGCCGGGCGCTCGCCAGCGGCAACGGCCAGGCCGCGCCTCAAGCATCCGGCGCCGCCGTCACCACCTACACCCCGGCGCAGATCCGCGCCGCCTACGGCATGCCGGCCTTGCTGGGCGCCGGCGCCACGCTCACCGCCGCGCAGGCCGCCGCCCTGGGCGCCGGCCAGACGGTCTACATCGTCAACGCCAAGCACAATCCCAACGTGGCAGCGGAACTGGCCGCCTTCAATGCGAAGTTCGGTCTGCCCACCTGCACCACCAAGGCCATTGCCACCAATACCGCGCTGCCGCTGGCCGCCGCGTCGGCCAAGACCTGCGAGTTCTCGCAGGTCTACGCCACACCGACCGGCACCCTGACCGCGACCGCACCCGGCTATGACTCGGGCTGGGCCACCGAAATCGCACTGGACGTGCAATGGGTCCACGCCACCGCGCCGCTGGCGCGGCTGGTGTTGATCGAAGCCGTCGACGCCTCGTTGAACAGCCTGATCGGCGCCATCAAGCTGGCCAATGCCATGGGTCCCGGCGTGGTCTCGATGAGCTTCGGCGCGAATGAGGGCACCTACACCGCCGCCTACGACAGCGCCTTCACCGGCGCCAGGATGACCTATCTGGCGGCCACCGGCGATTCCGGCGTCGCAGTCAGCTGGCCCTCGGTCTCGCCCTATGTCGTCGCCGTCGGCGGCACCACGCTGAGCTACAACGGCACCGGCGCGCGCAGCGAGGTGGCGTGGTCGGGCACGGGCGGCGGCGTCAGCGCCTACACCACCAAGCCGAGCTACCAGGCGGCCAACGTGCCCGGTTTCACCGGTTATGCCCGCCGGACCGTCGCCGATGTGGCCTTCAATGCCGATTCGGCCACCGGTCAGTACGTCGCCGTGATGACGCCCGGCTCAGCGGCCGTCAATTGGATGAGCGTGGGCGGCACCAGCCTGTCCACGCCGCAATGGGCCGGACTGATCGCCATCGCCAACGCCCAGCGCGCGCTGTCCGCCAAGCTGCCGTTGGGTATGCCGCACGCCGTGCTGTACGGACAGATCGGCGCGGTGCCCGGCAACTACGCCAGCGCCTTCGCCGACATCACCCAAGGCCGACACGGCAGTTGCAGCCTGTGCGTGGCCAAGACCGGCTATGACGAGTTGACCGGTCTGGGAACACCCCACGTGAGCAGCCTACTGGCGTTGCTCAGCGGCAGTACGGCGCCCGCGGCCGCGCCGGTCGCGCCGAGTGTGAGCAGCGCCACCGTGAGCGGTCAGCCAGGCGTCGCGCTGAAGTACACCGTCGCCGTGACCGCGCCGAATGCCGTGACCTACGGCCTCACCGGCGCTCCCGGCGGCATGAGCATCAGCACCGCCGGTCTCATCAGTTGGGCCAGTCCGGTGGCCGGCCGCTACAGCGTCACGGTCAAGGCCACGGACACCAAGACCGGACTGAGCGGCCAGGGCGTGCTGAGCGTCACCATCGCGAAGGCCGGGCCGGTCATCACCTTCAGCCCGATGAAAGGCGTCGCCGCCAAGGCGCTGACCGGCAGCTTCAGCATCACCGATGCCACCTCCACGCCGACCTCGATCGCCATCACCGGCGTGCCCGCCGGCATGGGCTTCTCGATCAGCGGCCTGACCGTCACCGCCAAGTGGCCCAGGCCGGTGACCGGCAACTACACGCTCAAGGTCACGGTGAACGATGCGGCCGGCCTGAGCAGCACCGTCAGCATTCCGGTGACGATCACCGCGAAATGA
- a CDS encoding TAXI family TRAP transporter solute-binding subunit, with product MNRLIRFPLSRRRVLLTATSMSTVALALPSAARAQAPTGDAAPLVLATSTPGGGFALYGETLARLVNAHAGGERLRAQPTRGTEENLPLLREGKVDAALIQGTSAGDVLQAGASQPLRILLAMYPSPGLLAVPRASSARRLEDLVGQPVVFGVRSSGLVTLARQVLGALDLDIDRDFQALYVDRAADSPKLVIDGKARGLWGAGEGWPGFVQLAQSPGGARFLAPSAQQIPRILARYPLLKPMELPAGTYPGIDATLPTVGSMNFILVREDLPLERAQRLLAAIQAVAPAWAAALPQARFSTLETTRASAPSEDLLHAAVRSR from the coding sequence ATGAACCGTCTGATTCGCTTTCCCCTGAGCCGACGCCGCGTGCTGTTGACCGCCACCTCGATGTCGACGGTGGCGCTGGCACTGCCAAGCGCTGCGCGCGCGCAGGCGCCCACGGGCGACGCGGCCCCGCTGGTGTTGGCGACCTCCACACCCGGCGGCGGCTTTGCGCTGTATGGGGAGACGCTGGCGCGGCTGGTGAATGCCCATGCCGGGGGCGAACGCCTGCGTGCGCAGCCCACACGCGGCACGGAGGAGAACCTGCCGCTGCTGCGCGAAGGCAAGGTCGATGCCGCCCTCATCCAGGGCACCAGTGCCGGCGATGTGCTGCAAGCGGGCGCGTCGCAGCCCTTGCGCATCTTGTTGGCGATGTATCCCAGCCCCGGTCTGTTGGCGGTGCCGCGGGCGTCGTCGGCGCGTCGGCTGGAGGATCTGGTGGGTCAGCCGGTGGTGTTCGGCGTGCGCAGCAGCGGGCTGGTGACCCTGGCCCGGCAGGTACTGGGTGCGCTGGATCTGGACATCGACCGCGATTTCCAGGCGCTGTATGTGGACCGGGCGGCCGATTCGCCCAAGCTGGTGATCGACGGCAAGGCCCGCGGCCTGTGGGGCGCGGGCGAAGGGTGGCCCGGCTTTGTCCAACTGGCGCAGTCGCCGGGTGGGGCGCGCTTCCTGGCACCCTCGGCGCAACAGATTCCCCGCATCCTGGCCCGTTATCCGCTGCTCAAGCCGATGGAACTTCCCGCGGGCACCTATCCCGGCATCGACGCCACGCTGCCCACGGTGGGGTCGATGAACTTCATCCTGGTCCGCGAGGATCTCCCACTGGAACGCGCTCAACGGCTGCTCGCGGCGATCCAGGCGGTGGCCCCGGCATGGGCAGCGGCATTGCCGCAGGCCCGGTTCAGCACGCTGGAGACCACGCGGGCGAGTGCGCCGTCGGAGGACTTGCTGCATGCGGCGGTGCGGTCGCGGTGA
- a CDS encoding MFS transporter yields MNTATLTLSADQSARRDIQTISLIGLAHGTSHFFHMLLPPLFPVFMREFGLSYSELGLLVTVFFVISGIGQALSGFLVDRTGARPILFLALGCFVLASIAAGTAQGFTGLALAAALAGLGNSPFHPVDFTILNKRVSQARLGHAFSVHGISGNLGWALAPVLLISVHQTTGHWRYAYVATALWAVCVMALLAFKRDAIDDRQGAWSHEKAGAAAAPVDEHPMAFLKLPSVWLCFSFFFFSTAALTAIQSFASPALSAMYGLSLASTAFVVTGYMLAGAAGMVLGGFLVARSQNLERNIAGAMTAAAALLALTATGWLPASLALVAAATAGFGTGLAGPSRDMLIKRAAPPGATGRVYGTVYSGLDTGFAVAAPIFGALMDRQWTSGVFWGAALALLLGIAAASVVRKA; encoded by the coding sequence ATGAACACCGCCACGCTGACCCTGAGCGCCGATCAGAGCGCCCGACGAGACATCCAGACCATCAGCCTGATCGGTCTGGCCCATGGCACGTCGCACTTCTTCCATATGCTGCTGCCGCCGCTGTTTCCCGTCTTCATGCGGGAGTTCGGCCTCAGCTACTCCGAATTGGGCCTGCTGGTCACCGTCTTCTTCGTGATCTCGGGCATCGGCCAGGCGCTGTCGGGCTTCCTGGTGGACCGTACCGGCGCTCGGCCGATCCTGTTCCTGGCGCTGGGCTGCTTCGTGCTGGCCTCGATCGCCGCCGGCACCGCGCAGGGCTTCACCGGGCTGGCCCTGGCGGCAGCGCTCGCGGGACTGGGCAATTCGCCGTTCCATCCGGTGGACTTCACCATCCTCAACAAGCGGGTGTCGCAGGCACGGTTGGGCCATGCGTTCTCGGTGCATGGCATTTCCGGCAATCTGGGTTGGGCGCTGGCGCCGGTGTTGCTGATCTCGGTCCACCAGACCACTGGCCATTGGCGCTATGCCTATGTCGCCACCGCGCTGTGGGCCGTGTGCGTGATGGCGCTGCTGGCATTCAAGCGCGATGCGATCGACGACCGCCAGGGCGCCTGGTCCCATGAGAAGGCCGGCGCGGCCGCCGCACCGGTGGATGAGCATCCGATGGCCTTCCTGAAACTGCCGTCGGTCTGGCTGTGCTTCTCGTTCTTCTTCTTCAGCACCGCCGCGCTGACGGCCATTCAGAGCTTTGCGTCGCCCGCGCTGTCGGCGATGTATGGGTTGAGTCTGGCCAGCACCGCCTTCGTGGTCACCGGCTACATGCTGGCGGGGGCGGCGGGCATGGTGCTGGGTGGGTTCCTGGTGGCGCGTTCCCAGAACCTGGAGCGCAACATCGCCGGCGCGATGACCGCCGCCGCTGCGCTGCTGGCGTTGACCGCCACCGGCTGGCTGCCCGCCAGCCTCGCGCTGGTGGCGGCCGCGACGGCGGGCTTCGGCACCGGCCTGGCCGGGCCGTCGCGGGACATGCTGATCAAGCGCGCCGCCCCACCCGGCGCCACGGGGCGCGTCTACGGCACGGTGTACTCGGGCCTGGACACCGGCTTCGCGGTGGCCGCGCCGATCTTCGGTGCGCTGATGGACCGGCAGTGGACCTCCGGCGTGTTCTGGGGAGCGGCGCTTGCCCTGTTGCTGGGGATCGCGGCGGCGAGCGTGGTGCGCAAGGCCTGA
- a CDS encoding Vgb family protein — MRKKNAEIVREYGPFDGAPSVHGVTHDGERVWVATGTRLLAIDPDQGEVARTLDRACDAGTAFDGRHLYQLAEARIDKIDPASGRVIASIPAPGHGLDSGLAWAEGSLWVGQYRDRKIHRIDPANGAILRTIESDRFVTGVTWVDGELWHGTWEGDESDIRRIDPDSGAVLDQLTMPAGTGVSGLESDGAGLFYCGGGASGKVRAVKRPR, encoded by the coding sequence ATGCGAAAGAAAAACGCAGAGATCGTGCGCGAGTACGGCCCTTTCGACGGTGCCCCGTCGGTCCATGGGGTGACCCATGACGGCGAGCGGGTGTGGGTGGCCACCGGCACGCGGCTGCTGGCCATCGATCCCGACCAGGGCGAGGTGGCCCGCACCCTGGACAGGGCCTGCGACGCCGGCACGGCGTTCGATGGCCGGCATCTCTATCAACTGGCCGAGGCGCGCATCGACAAGATCGATCCGGCGAGTGGACGGGTCATTGCGTCCATTCCAGCGCCCGGGCATGGCCTGGACTCGGGACTGGCCTGGGCCGAGGGCAGCCTGTGGGTGGGGCAGTACCGCGATCGCAAGATTCACCGCATCGACCCGGCCAATGGCGCCATCCTGCGCACCATTGAGTCCGACCGTTTCGTCACCGGCGTGACCTGGGTGGACGGCGAGCTCTGGCACGGCACCTGGGAGGGTGACGAAAGCGACATCCGACGGATCGACCCCGACAGTGGCGCCGTGCTGGACCAACTGACCATGCCGGCCGGCACCGGGGTGAGCGGTCTGGAGTCCGATGGCGCTGGTCTTTTCTATTGCGGCGGCGGGGCCAGCGGGAAAGTGCGCGCGGTGAAGCGGCCGCGGTAG
- a CDS encoding helix-turn-helix domain-containing protein, translated as MDSLIAAAGRALMAGDPLSALNRVALRNDPPALALRGIAMAQLGELARSRELLSSARRRFGPEEVLARARCTVAEAEVALALRDLGGSLRPLETAAAALADRGDHGNALHARLIAVRRLLLLGRLDAAASALQTLDVRRLVSPALQTVAELAHAEIALRTLRTGSAEAALSRARAAAGQAGVPALQAEVDEAVGALHRPAARWVRAGIEQPLRLAEVEALLATGALVVDGCRRGLQAGDAWQSLARRPVLFTLACALAEQWPGGVPREVLIARAFRIRRPDETHRVRLRVQMGRLRALLAPVARIEARDRGFALVTPGDRPVVVLRPPVDGEAASLQALLADGAPWSTSSLALALGESQRSIQRALASLQATARARSIGQGRAQRWLSAPMVGFTTILLLPASVPIA; from the coding sequence ATGGATTCCCTGATTGCCGCGGCGGGCCGCGCGTTGATGGCCGGCGATCCGCTGAGTGCGCTCAACCGCGTGGCCTTGCGCAACGATCCGCCCGCGCTGGCCTTGCGCGGCATCGCGATGGCGCAGCTCGGGGAGTTGGCGCGGTCACGCGAGCTGCTGAGCAGCGCCAGGCGACGGTTCGGACCGGAGGAGGTGCTGGCCCGGGCGCGATGCACGGTGGCCGAGGCCGAAGTGGCTTTGGCTTTGCGGGACCTGGGCGGGTCGCTCCGACCCCTGGAGACCGCTGCCGCTGCGTTGGCCGATCGCGGCGACCATGGCAATGCCCTGCACGCCCGGCTGATCGCGGTGCGACGGCTGTTGCTGCTGGGCCGCCTTGACGCTGCAGCGTCAGCCCTGCAGACCCTGGACGTGCGGCGCCTGGTCTCGCCCGCGCTGCAGACCGTGGCTGAACTGGCCCATGCCGAGATCGCGCTGCGGACGCTGCGCACCGGGTCCGCCGAGGCCGCGTTGAGCCGGGCTCGAGCTGCCGCCGGGCAGGCCGGCGTGCCGGCGCTTCAGGCCGAGGTGGACGAGGCCGTGGGCGCCTTGCACCGCCCTGCGGCGCGATGGGTTCGAGCGGGCATCGAGCAGCCCCTTCGGTTGGCCGAGGTCGAGGCCTTGCTCGCCACCGGCGCGCTGGTGGTGGATGGCTGCCGGCGCGGTCTGCAGGCGGGCGATGCGTGGCAGTCCCTGGCGCGGCGGCCGGTGCTCTTCACACTGGCCTGCGCCTTGGCGGAACAGTGGCCCGGCGGTGTGCCGCGCGAGGTGTTGATCGCTCGTGCCTTCCGCATCCGCCGCCCCGACGAAACGCACCGCGTGCGGCTGCGGGTGCAGATGGGCCGGCTGCGCGCGCTGCTCGCGCCGGTGGCCCGCATCGAGGCCAGGGACCGCGGATTCGCCTTGGTGACCCCCGGCGATCGGCCAGTGGTGGTGTTGCGCCCGCCCGTCGATGGGGAGGCCGCGTCCTTGCAGGCCTTGCTGGCCGATGGTGCGCCGTGGTCCACCTCCTCGCTGGCGCTGGCGCTGGGCGAGAGTCAACGCAGCATTCAGCGCGCGCTGGCCTCGCTGCAGGCGACTGCAAGGGCGCGGTCGATCGGGCAGGGGCGAGCCCAGCGTTGGCTCAGCGCCCCGATGGTCGGATTCACGACGATCTTGTTACTCCCCGCGTCCGTGCCAATTGCCTAG
- a CDS encoding alpha/beta fold hydrolase yields the protein MNTITTKDGTSIFFKDWGPKTAQPIVFHHGWPLSSDDWDAQMLFFVQRGFRVVAHDRRGHGRSAQVAEGHDMDHYAADAFAVVEHLNLKNAVHIGHSTGGGEVARYVAKHGQPSGRVAKAVLVSAVPPLMLKTASNPEGLPMEVFDGFRKGVADNRAQMFMDVPAGPFYGFNRPGAKTLPGVVQNWWRQGMMGSAKAHYDGIKAFSETDQTEDLKAITVPTLVMHGDDDQIVPIADSALKAVKLLKNGSLKVYKGYSHGMLTVNADVLNQDLLAFIKA from the coding sequence ATGAACACCATCACCACCAAGGACGGCACCTCGATCTTCTTCAAGGATTGGGGCCCGAAGACCGCGCAACCGATCGTGTTCCACCACGGTTGGCCGCTGTCCAGCGACGACTGGGACGCTCAGATGCTGTTCTTCGTGCAGCGCGGTTTCCGCGTGGTGGCCCATGACCGCCGCGGCCATGGCCGCTCGGCCCAGGTCGCTGAAGGTCACGACATGGACCACTACGCCGCCGACGCCTTTGCCGTGGTGGAGCACCTGAACCTGAAGAACGCGGTGCACATCGGCCACTCCACCGGTGGCGGTGAAGTCGCCCGCTATGTGGCCAAGCACGGCCAGCCGTCGGGTCGTGTCGCCAAGGCGGTGCTGGTGTCGGCGGTGCCGCCGCTGATGCTCAAGACCGCCAGCAATCCCGAAGGCCTGCCGATGGAAGTGTTCGACGGCTTCCGCAAGGGCGTGGCCGACAACCGTGCCCAGATGTTCATGGATGTGCCGGCCGGCCCGTTCTACGGCTTCAACCGTCCGGGTGCCAAGACCCTGCCGGGTGTGGTGCAGAACTGGTGGCGCCAGGGCATGATGGGCAGCGCCAAGGCCCATTACGACGGCATCAAGGCCTTCTCCGAGACCGACCAGACCGAAGACCTGAAGGCCATCACCGTGCCCACGCTGGTGATGCATGGCGACGACGACCAGATCGTGCCGATCGCCGATTCCGCGCTCAAGGCCGTCAAGCTGCTGAAGAACGGCTCGCTGAAGGTCTACAAGGGTTACTCGCACGGCATGCTCACCGTCAATGCCGATGTGCTGAACCAGGACCTGCTGGCCTTCATCAAGGCCTGA